Sequence from the Thermodesulfobacteriota bacterium genome:
TACCAATCTTAAGGAGCACGATATACTGTTTGTTGATGAAGTACACCGACTGAATCATGTGGTTGAGGAGATTCTCTATCCTGCCATGGAAGACTATAAACTGGATATAATCATAGGACAGGGCCCAAGCGCCAGGTCTATAAAGCTGGACATCCCCAGGTTTACCCTCGTAGGGGCAACAACCAGAGCAGGGTTGCTCACCTCTCCGTTAAGAGACAGATTCGGAGTAATTGCCAGACTTGATTTTTACTCACCTAGCGAACTTCAGATCATTATCGACCGTTCTGCCAGAATCCTGAACATTAAAATTGAGCCCTTCGGCGCTGTAGAGATAGCAAAAAGATCCAGAGGGACTCCAAGGATAGCCAATCGGCTGCTTCGAAGGATTAGAGACTATGCCCAAGTAAGGGCAGATGGAGTAATTACTGAAGAGGTGGCAAATGAAGCCCTGAATATGCTTGAGGTAGACCATAAGGGATTCGACAAGATGGATCGAAAAATCCTTTTGACCATAATCGATAAGTTTGGCGGTGGCCCCGTAGGTATTGATACCCTGTCTGCCGCTGTTAATGAGGCAAAAGATACCATTGAGGATGTTTATGAGCCTTTTTTAATCCAGGAAGGGTACCTCTCCCGTACTCCCAGGGGCAGGGTAGTTACAAAACAGGCATTTGAACACTTTGGAAGAGATTTCAAAGAGGGGTTACAGGGAAGGTTATTTTAGGGAAAGAGGTTTCAAATGGATTCCAGT
This genomic interval carries:
- the ruvB gene encoding Holliday junction branch migration DNA helicase RuvB, producing MTKRDVTPEPYEEDVFYDTNLRPKVLDEYIGQEKIKENLRVFIQAARERGEALDHVLLYGPPGLGKTTLAYIISEEMDTSIKATSGPVIERPGDLAAILTNLKEHDILFVDEVHRLNHVVEEILYPAMEDYKLDIIIGQGPSARSIKLDIPRFTLVGATTRAGLLTSPLRDRFGVIARLDFYSPSELQIIIDRSARILNIKIEPFGAVEIAKRSRGTPRIANRLLRRIRDYAQVRADGVITEEVANEALNMLEVDHKGFDKMDRKILLTIIDKFGGGPVGIDTLSAAVNEAKDTIEDVYEPFLIQEGYLSRTPRGRVVTKQAFEHFGRDFKEGLQGRLF